The DNA window TACGTCAATAAACAGGCATTCCAGCTGGGTGCTAAATATATTGATGCTTTCTTTGTTCATAATCTGGATGTCCAGGCGGAAGTGAATTATATCCGTCCGTATACCTACACCAATTTCGATAGTACCACTAATCTGACCCATTATCGGCAGCCGCTGGCACACCCGCTGGGGGCCAATCTGAAAGAGTTTATTGGTATCGCCCGGTACCAGCCTCTTCCGCACTTGTACCTCACAGGCAAGCTGATGTACCATTTGCAGGGGCTGGACTCTGCCGGGGTTAACTTCGGAGGTGATGTTTCCCGTGGTTATGAAACCAGGCCCAGGGATTACGGTTTTTTCATCGGTAGTGGTACGCCGGTTAAAAGCACAACTGCCGCATTAAGCGTCTCCTGGGAGATATTCGAAAATATGTTTATAGATCTGAATAGCACTTACCGGACATACAATGTACAGGGGCAGCCTAATACCAGTACTTTCTTTTATACTGTTGGTTTCAGGGTGAATCTGCAGCCGAGGGAGTTCAATTTTTAGCGAAGAAAAAATTTTTGCTAAAAAATTTGTTAGTTATGGGAAATGTTCTACCTTCGCGTTCCTGAATTGACAATGCCTGATAGTATAACGGTAGTACGACAGACTCTGACTCTGTTTGTCTTGGTTCGAATCCAGGTCAGGCAACAAAATTAAAACCGCTTTTATAGCGGTTTTTTTAGTTTTAGTACTGTAGTAATCTAGTAATTCTATGTTAACCTGGTAATCCTGAAAAATATCTATCTTTTGCACCAATTACGTATATCCCTTACAGTGGTAGAAGAAAAAAAATGTTAACTGTAGCAAAAGAAATTATCCCTGTAGTGTTTAGTGGTATATCCTGAAGATCCTATTGTGTTTGTAAGCTGCCCCGGAATCACCAACAATTTTCAAAAATATATCTATGAAAAGAATTGTGTTATTTATTGTTATCTGTACCCTGTCCCGCATGACTGTAACCGCCCAGAACGGGCCGCTGAAATTTCAGGATAATCCACTGGTGTTTTACGGACAAGATGGGCACTGGGAAGCCCGGCAGGATGCTTTTTCCAATCTCGTATGGAAAAGCTATAGCACCCAGTATTTTATGATCAATGATACTTATTTTTTACAAAACGGAAATGTGGGTATCGGTATTCCTGCACCTACTGCCAAGTTACAGGTAGCGGGCAATATAGTAGCATCGGAGTTGGTTGTATTAAATGATCCGGGTAATAATACCACACCGTACCTTAGTGGCCTGACTATTTACAACAGAGGGGCAAGTGGTAATTCTTATGGGTGGAAATGGCAAACGGCATCAGTTGGCGGTGGCTTTGGCGTGTATCCCAATTCTATGGAGTTATGGGAATATCCTGATGTGGATAACTCCAATAACTGTTGCCGTGGAAGGCTGAAGATTGCAAAGTCCACAGGAGTTAATGTGTATCCACAAGCCGTGGTTATTGACGGTAATGGCAATCTGGCACTGGGAGGCTATACCGATGCAGGCAATAACACACTTTCTGTTAATGGTAGTGTTGGTATTGGTACGAATAATGCACAAGGATATCGTTTAGCCGTTGTCGGTAGTATGATTGCCGAAAGAATCAAAGTAAAATCACAAGCTAGCTGGCCGGATTTTGTTTTTCATCATGGCTATAAATTACCGTCACTGGCAACACTTGAAAACTATATCAAGGAAAATCAACATCTGCCTGAAATCCCTTCTGCTGCGGAAGTACAGGAAAATGGCATTGATGTGGGAGAAATGAACCGGAAACTGTTGCAGAAAGTAGAAGAGCTGACTTTGTACATCATCGATTTACAAAAACAGGTCAACGAACTCAAAAAAAATCAACATCAGGATAAGTAATGTAAAAAAGAGTCCCGTAGTTTCAATTACGGGACTCTTGCTAAATAATTACTTCATCAGTTCTTGAATAATAAATAGTGGGATAGCCGGCTTCATCATGCTTTGTATAAATTTCCCTGAACCCGATTTTTAATAATATCTTCTCCGATGCAATGTTGGCGGGGTCAATAGAAGCATAGATGGTTTTAAACTTCAGTTTTTCAAAGCCATATTGAACCATCCTGGCCGCCACTTCGGTAGCCAGTCCTTTACCCCAATATTCTTTTTTAATGGCGTAAATGAGTTCGTAATCATTGATGGCTTTTGAAAATACTATTCCGCAATACCCAATAAACAGGTTATTTGATTTGTGTATAACAGCCGACATTCCAAAACCCTTACTGGCATAGTTTTCAATGGATACTTCTATCCATTTCTGAGTCAGTTCTTTTGACAGGATGCCATCGCCAACGAATTGCATTAGTTCTTCATTGCTACAAATGCTAAACAAGTTGTCAAAATCAGTCACTTCAATCTCTCTGATCAATAGCCTCTCCGTTTCAAATATTATTTTATTCATCGTGTTTTTAATTCACTTCTGCGGCTCAGTGTTTACCTGATTATTTCTTTTACACTTTCAATAAATGCATCAATCTCATCTAAGGTGTTGTAATAATGTGGCGAAGCCCTGACAGCCCATTCTACCCCTTTTTCATCAAAATCAATTATACCAAAAGCCCTGTAACTGGCTACTACATTTATTTTTCTTTTTAATAGTTCATTTACAATATGAACCGGGCCCGAATCTTTAACATTAAATGTAACCAGCCCGCCTTGCTCCGGCCCTTTGTCTAATACTGATATCCGGTCTATGGCTGCCAGTTTTTCACGGATAATGCCTGAAAGTAATTTGACCTGCTGCCAGATTTTTTCTTCACCAATAGTTCTGCAATATTCTATAGCAGCTTTTGTCCCTATTACAGTAGAGTAGGCAAACTCCCAATCTTCATACCGCTTTGCATCCGGCTGTTGTTTGTAAGTATCTTTTGTTGTCCACTCTGCACCTCTCATATCAATGAATAATGGCTCCAGGCCGGTATGTAATGCCTTATCCGAAATATACAATGCACCTGTGCCGCGGGGACCTCTTAAAAATTTTCTACAAGTAACACTTAAAAAGTCACATTTCAATTTTTGCACATCCAGTTTCATTTGCCCTGCACTTTGGCAGGCATCTAAAATATACCAGGTTTTATCAGGATAAATATTTAGGTATTCCTCATAAATGTTCGCAATTTCATTTACTGGTTGCACCAAGCCGGAGTTAGTAGGGATATGTGTTATCGCCAATAATTTAGGGAGGTGCTTGTACAATTTATCTTTTAAGTCATTTAAATCAACCCCGCCAATAGCTGCATTATTGATGTGAATTATTTTGACGCCTAACCTTTTTTGTAAAGACAAAAACTGAATCTGATTAGACACAAAATCATCACAATCTGTCAGTATTACATCTCCCGCCTTAAATGGAACAGAGGATAAAGCTCTCGTATAGGAATCTGTTGCACTTGCCGTAAAAGCAATATTTGCGGGCTTGCAATTGAATAATAAAGCTGCCTGCTCATAAAATGCTTTTATCACGGCGGACCTTAATGCAGATGCTTCATATCCGCCTATTTCCGATTCTAATTTTATATGGTCGAGTTGTGCCTGTGTAACCACATCTGGCATTAAACCGGCGCCTGCATTATTCAAATGAATAACATTTTTAGTTCCGGTCGTTTCATTTCGGAACTGCTTAACTTCTGCCTCTGTAAATACACTACCAGTAGGCAGTAGTATCTGGTTGTCTGAAACTATCATACGTTAATAATTTTAAAAGCAAAATTACCGGCGTTGCAGCGCATAATTTTTGCGTTATTAATTTATCAGCGACTAATTTCATTTATGTTTGTACAACAAATGGGTAAATTATGCAACCACTTGATAAGTACGATAAAGAGCTACTAAGGCTACTCCAGCAAAACAATAAATTTACTACGGAAGAGCTAAGCAGCAAAGTAAATCTTAGCCAGAGTGCTGTTCAAAGAAGGATTACCCGGCTGCGAAATGAAAAGGTAATTGAAGCGGATGTTTCAATTATTTCACCCGCAGCGGTGGGAATCGGTATTACCTGTGTGGTTGATGTGGTATTACATGAAGGTAGTTCCAAGGCAATTGATAAATTTAAAGCAGCCATGAAAAATTGTATTGAAGTGGCACATTGTTATTATGTTACCGGTACCTACGATTTTGTCTTAATAATTAATACAACAGACATGAAACATTTTGAAGAATTTTCGAAAAAGCACCTCATGGATAATCCCAACCTCAAACACTTTTATACACATGTGGTAATGGATAAAGTTAAGGTGAGTTATGGGGTGGGTATTTAGGCAGCCAATGATAAAAGAGATATTGAAAAAATTGTGAAAGAGGTGACTATTTTTTGTGGGTTGTTAAACAAGCCTTTAATTTGATAGTATCATTTCAAAAGATTATAAAAAGCGGGCCGCTATGTTGTAAAACATAGCGGCCCGTTTCGTTTTTTATACTACGCTACAGGCTCAAGATCATTTAATTCAGCGGTGGTAAAAACTTCCGACCTGATATAGAATCTCACGCCTAGTGGTATTTCCAGCGAGAAGCTGCTACCTCTTCCGGGTGTGACGTCCAGTATTAGCCGGGTATGTTTCCAGTATTCAAACTGATCGCGGTGCATATAAAACCGGCAGCCTTCTACTTCTCCGAGGCATACATCACTGCTGCCGGTAATAAATTCACCTGCGCTGAAGCACATAGGCTGGCTTCCATCGCAACAACCGCCGCTTTGGTGGAACATCAGCGGCCCGTGGTCGTTTTTTAATCTGTTGATCAGTGCAACAGCCTGCGCTGTGGCGATTACGCGTGCTACACTCATAATTGGCGGTGGTTTAGAAAAAGCCCAGCTTTACTTTGCTGTAGGAAATGAGCATGTTTTTGGTCTGGCGGTAGTGGCTGAGCATCATTTTGTGATTTTCTCTGCCGAAGCCCGATTTTTTATAGCCGCCAAAGGGGGCGTGAGCGGGGTAGGCATGGTAGCAGTTGACCCATACGCGTCCTGCCTGGATAGCCCGTGGCACCTGGTACAGCTCGTGGGCATCGCGCGTCCATACGCCGGCGCCGAGGCCATATAAGGTATCGTTGGCGATGTCTATTGCTTCCTGGGTGGTGCGGAAGGTAGTCACACAGCTTACAGGGCCAAAGATTTCTTCCTGGAAGATCCTCATTTTGTTATGGCCTTTGAAAAGGGTAGGCTGTATGTAATAACCGTGTTCCAGCCCGCTGTTCTGATGGAAAGCATCTCCGCCGCAGAGCACCTGGGCACCTTCCTTTTTACCGATCTCCAGGTAGCTGAGGATTTTGTTGTATTGATCTTCTGATGCCTGTGCGCCCATCATGACGGTGGCATCCAGCGGGTGTCCCATTTTAATGGCTTGGGTACGTTGTATCACTTTATCCATGAATACGTCGTAAATTTTTTCATGGACGAGGATACGGCTCGGACAGGTACATACTTCGCCCTGGTTGAGTGCAAACATCACTGCACCTTCCACGGCTTTGTCGAAAAATTCATCATCTGCATCGGCTACTGATTCAAAGAAGATGTTAGGGCTTTTGCCACCGAGTTCCATCGTAACCGGGATGAGGTTTTCGGAAGCATACTGCATGATGAGGCGGCCGGTGGTGGTTTCACCGGTAAAGGCCACTTTCTGTATGCGGGGTGAGGATGCCAGTGGTTTACCAGCTTCCGGTCCGAAACCGGTTACGATATTGAGTACGCCTGCGGGCAGCAGGTCGCCTATAAGCTCCATGAGGCACATGATGCTGGTAGGTGTCTGTTCTGCCGGTTTTACTACTACACAGCATCCTGCAGCCAGGGCTGGCGCTATTTTCCAGGCGCCCATCAGCAGGGGAAAGTTCCATGGGATGATCTGTCCTACTACGCCGATAGGTTCGTGCAGATTGATGCATACGGTATGCTCATCATGTTCGCTGATGCTGCCTTCCTCGCTGCGGATAACGCCGGCAAAATAACGGAAATGGTCTATTACCAGTGGGATGTCGGCGGCACGGGTTTCGCGGAGAGCCTTCCCGTTGTCGATCGTTTCTATGATAGCGAGGTAGTCGAGGTTGTCTTCAATCACCTGGGCAATCCGAAGCAGGATATTACTGCGATAGGTGGCAGCTGTTTTGCTCCAGCTGGCAAAGGCCTGATGGGCTGCATCGATCGCTTTTTCTATATCCCGGGCATTGCCCCGGGCGG is part of the Chitinophaga flava genome and encodes:
- a CDS encoding DUF779 domain-containing protein — encoded protein: MSVARVIATAQAVALINRLKNDHGPLMFHQSGGCCDGSQPMCFSAGEFITGSSDVCLGEVEGCRFYMHRDQFEYWKHTRLILDVTPGRGSSFSLEIPLGVRFYIRSEVFTTAELNDLEPVA
- a CDS encoding Lrp/AsnC family transcriptional regulator, which encodes MQPLDKYDKELLRLLQQNNKFTTEELSSKVNLSQSAVQRRITRLRNEKVIEADVSIISPAAVGIGITCVVDVVLHEGSSKAIDKFKAAMKNCIEVAHCYYVTGTYDFVLIINTTDMKHFEEFSKKHLMDNPNLKHFYTHVVMDKVKVSYGVGI
- a CDS encoding GNAT family N-acetyltransferase → MNKIIFETERLLIREIEVTDFDNLFSICSNEELMQFVGDGILSKELTQKWIEVSIENYASKGFGMSAVIHKSNNLFIGYCGIVFSKAINDYELIYAIKKEYWGKGLATEVAARMVQYGFEKLKFKTIYASIDPANIASEKILLKIGFREIYTKHDEAGYPTIYYSRTDEVII
- a CDS encoding aminotransferase class V-fold PLP-dependent enzyme; translation: MIVSDNQILLPTGSVFTEAEVKQFRNETTGTKNVIHLNNAGAGLMPDVVTQAQLDHIKLESEIGGYEASALRSAVIKAFYEQAALLFNCKPANIAFTASATDSYTRALSSVPFKAGDVILTDCDDFVSNQIQFLSLQKRLGVKIIHINNAAIGGVDLNDLKDKLYKHLPKLLAITHIPTNSGLVQPVNEIANIYEEYLNIYPDKTWYILDACQSAGQMKLDVQKLKCDFLSVTCRKFLRGPRGTGALYISDKALHTGLEPLFIDMRGAEWTTKDTYKQQPDAKRYEDWEFAYSTVIGTKAAIEYCRTIGEEKIWQQVKLLSGIIREKLAAIDRISVLDKGPEQGGLVTFNVKDSGPVHIVNELLKRKINVVASYRAFGIIDFDEKGVEWAVRASPHYYNTLDEIDAFIESVKEIIR
- a CDS encoding aldehyde dehydrogenase family protein codes for the protein MKSTATAGIPDPHIAERPEFKARYEHYIGGQWVKPDSGEYFDNISPIDGKVFTQAARGNARDIEKAIDAAHQAFASWSKTAATYRSNILLRIAQVIEDNLDYLAIIETIDNGKALRETRAADIPLVIDHFRYFAGVIRSEEGSISEHDEHTVCINLHEPIGVVGQIIPWNFPLLMGAWKIAPALAAGCCVVVKPAEQTPTSIMCLMELIGDLLPAGVLNIVTGFGPEAGKPLASSPRIQKVAFTGETTTGRLIMQYASENLIPVTMELGGKSPNIFFESVADADDEFFDKAVEGAVMFALNQGEVCTCPSRILVHEKIYDVFMDKVIQRTQAIKMGHPLDATVMMGAQASEDQYNKILSYLEIGKKEGAQVLCGGDAFHQNSGLEHGYYIQPTLFKGHNKMRIFQEEIFGPVSCVTTFRTTQEAIDIANDTLYGLGAGVWTRDAHELYQVPRAIQAGRVWVNCYHAYPAHAPFGGYKKSGFGRENHKMMLSHYRQTKNMLISYSKVKLGFF